From Catharus ustulatus isolate bCatUst1 chromosome 17, bCatUst1.pri.v2, whole genome shotgun sequence, the proteins below share one genomic window:
- the PCMTD2 gene encoding protein-L-isoaspartate O-methyltransferase domain-containing protein 2 encodes MGGAVSAGEDNDELIDNLKEAQYIRTELVEQAFRAIDRADYYLEEFKDNAYKDLAWKHGNIHLSAPCIYSEVMEALDLQPGLSFLNLGSGTGYLSSMVGLILGPFGVNHGVELHSDVIEYAKQKLDFFIKTSDSFDRFEFCEPSFVTGNCLEISPDCTQYDRVYCGAGVQKEHEDYMKSLLKVGGILVMPLEEKLTKITRVGPSAWETKKILAVSFAPLIQPNHSDSGKSRLVHLPPVAVRSLQDLARIAIRGTIKKIIHQEALSKAGNGLKNPARFKRRRVRRRRMETIVFLDKEVFASRISSPSDDNNNSEDMDEERPDEEETKASELKPDPPVNFLREKVLSLPLPDPLKYYLLYYREK; translated from the exons ATGGGAGGCGCGGTGAGCGCGGGAGAAGATAACGATGAATTAATTGATAACCTGAAGGAGGCCCAGTACATCAGGACAGAGCTGGTGGAACAGGCATTCCGAGCCATTGATCGAGCAGATTACTACCTGGAAGAGTTCAAAGACAATGCCTACAAGGACTTGGCATGGAAGCATGGAAACATTCATCTCTCAGCACCGTGCATTTACTCAGAGGTGATGGAAGCTTTGGACCTGCAACCAGGGCTGTCGTTTCTGAACCTTGGCAGTGGCACTGGTTATCTGAGTTCCATGGTTGGGCTCATCCTGG GTCCTTTTGGGGTTAACCACGGTGTGGAGCTTCACTCTGACGTGATCGAGTACGCGAAGCAGAAATTGgactttttcattaaaacaagcGACAGCTTTGACAG gttTGAATTCTGTGAGCCATCCTTTGTCACTGGCAATTGTTTAGAGATTTCTCCAGACTGCACTCAGTATGACCGTGTCTACTGTGGTGCAGGAGTCCAGAAGGAGCACGAGGACTACATGAAGAGCCTGTTGAAAGTTGGGGGAATTCTTGTCATGCCTCTAGAAGAGAAG TTGACTAAGATAACTCGGGTTGGTCCTTCTGCCTGGGAGACGAAGAAGAttcttgctgtttcttttgCCCCTTTGATTCAGCCAAACCACTCAGATTCAGGAAAATCAAGGCTCGTTCACTTGC CCCCCGTGGCCGTCCGCAGCCTGCAGGACCTGGCTCGCATCGCCATCCGAGGCACCATCAAGAAAATCATCCACCAGGAGGCCCTGAGCAAGGCGGGCAACGGGCTGAAGAACCCGGCCAGGTTCAAGCGGCGGCGCGTGCGGCGCCGGCGCATGGAAACCATCGTGTTCCTGGACAAGGAGGTGTTCGCCAGCCGCATCTCCAGCCCCTCGGACGACAACAACAACAGCGAGGACATGGACGAGGAGAGGCCGGACGAGGAGGAAACCAAAGCCTCTGAACTAAAGCCAGACCCTCCTGTAAACTTTTTGAGAGAAAAGGTCTTGAGCCTGCCGCTGCCCGATCCCTTGAAGTATTACTTGCTTTATTACAGGGAAAAGTAG